Proteins from a single region of Rhodovibrio salinarum DSM 9154:
- a CDS encoding 1-aminocyclopropane-1-carboxylate deaminase/D-cysteine desulfhydrase: MSLSYLRSGIIKPTLAPTPIDHCPVLSDELGAEIWVKREDRQDDIGSGVKRRAIEATLRYLAATGKNALVADGVAQSNCLRALAHYASRARIPVYLVVRGHVPDPPHGNYLGLLRSGARIVHIADPAGLDDTIQAIVRDLTHHGYDPLVVPAGAAASFSVGGPMGLGCEISDQEQSLGVTFDYVVLPVGTAGTATGLHFSKKRHGARWSVIGVRIDEYTARVYHRLTQTFASALGVTDTDASGPQGLPFHLHQAALAGGYGQFSWEDVQESERLLSLTNLYFGPTYMLKALTGLRQMLSQGSLRRDARILLVHTGGTDERAVLRPDTTADYVAAHN, translated from the coding sequence ATGTCCCTGTCTTATTTGCGATCGGGCATCATCAAACCGACCCTGGCGCCGACGCCGATCGACCACTGCCCTGTGTTATCCGACGAGCTGGGCGCGGAAATCTGGGTCAAACGGGAGGACCGTCAGGACGATATCGGCTCCGGTGTCAAACGTCGCGCGATCGAGGCCACGCTGAGATACCTCGCCGCGACGGGAAAGAACGCTCTGGTCGCCGATGGTGTTGCCCAGTCGAACTGTTTGCGCGCCCTCGCACACTACGCCTCCCGGGCCCGAATCCCGGTTTACCTGGTCGTGCGGGGGCATGTCCCGGATCCCCCGCACGGCAATTACCTGGGCTTACTGCGGTCGGGGGCGCGGATCGTTCACATTGCGGACCCGGCGGGCCTGGATGACACAATCCAGGCAATCGTGCGTGATCTCACGCACCATGGGTACGATCCGCTCGTCGTTCCGGCGGGTGCCGCCGCATCATTCTCCGTCGGCGGGCCGATGGGCCTCGGATGCGAGATATCGGATCAGGAACAGAGCCTCGGCGTCACGTTTGACTACGTCGTTCTGCCCGTGGGAACCGCCGGCACCGCGACCGGCCTGCACTTTAGCAAGAAAAGGCACGGTGCGCGCTGGTCGGTCATCGGGGTGCGTATCGATGAGTACACAGCCCGCGTCTATCACCGGCTAACCCAGACATTTGCGTCAGCCCTGGGTGTGACCGACACGGACGCAAGCGGGCCGCAAGGACTCCCTTTTCATCTCCACCAGGCCGCTCTGGCCGGCGGCTATGGCCAGTTCAGCTGGGAAGACGTTCAGGAAAGCGAACGATTGCTAAGCCTTACGAACCTGTACTTTGGACCCACCTACATGCTGAAAGCGCTGACCGGACTGCGCCAGATGCTCTCGCAAGGAAGCCTGCGGCGGGACGCCCGGATTCTGCTTGTCCACACTGGCGGTACGGATGAACGTGCGGTCCTAAGACCGGACACGACGGCGGACTACGTCGCCGCGCACAACTAA
- a CDS encoding LysE family translocator — MAEGLALVSGLGLFAVAALTPGPSNILIVETTIHRGQTAALFLAFGVSVGTCIWATATAAGTAALLAASSVYPVLVVVGATYLAKLAYDSFARAIASQPVTWRVPEISGQLDRGGDRRRPVRTRMLLKGVMTSLSNPKSALFWISVMSVAAKPDAAPWALTVFVGVCTVSALAIYGGFAVVFRTETVHTFLDRHRRVVFGVVGGLYLVFAGKVLTSGLF; from the coding sequence GTGGCCGAAGGTCTTGCCCTCGTTTCGGGGTTGGGTCTCTTCGCTGTGGCCGCCCTGACGCCGGGGCCCAGCAACATCCTGATTGTCGAGACCACGATCCATCGGGGCCAAACCGCTGCGCTATTCCTCGCTTTCGGGGTCTCGGTCGGCACCTGCATCTGGGCGACCGCGACAGCCGCCGGCACTGCAGCCCTGCTCGCGGCAAGTTCGGTCTATCCCGTGCTTGTCGTTGTCGGTGCCACCTATCTGGCGAAGCTCGCCTACGATAGTTTCGCGCGGGCGATCGCGAGTCAGCCCGTCACTTGGCGCGTGCCCGAGATCTCCGGGCAGTTGGACCGGGGCGGAGATCGCCGGCGCCCCGTACGCACGCGCATGCTACTCAAAGGTGTAATGACCTCCCTCTCGAATCCCAAGTCGGCCCTTTTCTGGATCTCTGTGATGTCCGTTGCCGCGAAACCGGATGCGGCGCCCTGGGCCCTTACGGTTTTTGTTGGCGTCTGCACGGTTTCGGCGCTTGCGATCTACGGCGGGTTCGCCGTGGTTTTCCGGACCGAGACGGTACACACGTTTCTCGATCGCCATCGTCGGGTCGTCTTCGGAGTTGTGGGCGGACTTTATCTGGTCTTCGCCGGCAAGGTGCTCACAAGCGGTCTTTTCTGA
- a CDS encoding Y-family DNA polymerase — protein MDATAASAGLAPGQALTAARAQVPDLVVDRADPVADTQALTRLAAWCGKYSPWTAPDGGHDAGGGAGILIDATGCAHLFGGEAAMLADIYRRITALGLSARAAMAGTPGAAWALARFGTQASTPTRIVSPGAENDALAPLPPAALRLSAAERELLHRLGLRCVGDLLAIAPAALSPRVGRGVARRLDQALGRIAEPINPCLPVPALRVRRNFAEPLTIPDDLARASASLLAKLVQRLEAEQRGVRRIELAGYRMDGTWTRLEIGTHRASRDRDHLAPLLTARADELDPGVGIETLVLAATAVEALPAQQAALPGYEAPTDDLANLLDRLGTRLGSDAISRPAPWASHLPERSVRRLGPFETTSLAWPTTAHRPLRLLTRLRPIEAATPRPGDPPTELWLNRQRLAVVRSEAPERLTSEWWRTNRQRATRDYFRIETEAGRRYWIVHAKGRWYLHGLYA, from the coding sequence GTGGATGCAACTGCGGCCTCAGCCGGGCTCGCGCCGGGACAGGCGCTGACCGCGGCCCGGGCGCAGGTGCCGGATCTTGTTGTGGACCGGGCCGATCCGGTGGCGGACACCCAGGCACTGACGCGTCTGGCTGCCTGGTGTGGAAAGTACAGTCCCTGGACCGCGCCCGATGGCGGTCATGATGCCGGCGGCGGCGCAGGGATCCTGATCGATGCTACAGGCTGCGCGCATCTCTTCGGCGGCGAAGCGGCGATGCTGGCCGACATTTACCGTCGGATCACCGCTCTGGGCCTTTCCGCGCGGGCCGCAATGGCCGGGACGCCCGGAGCCGCGTGGGCCCTCGCGCGCTTCGGGACCCAAGCCAGTACGCCGACCCGGATCGTATCCCCGGGAGCCGAAAACGACGCCCTCGCGCCTTTGCCGCCGGCCGCACTCCGGTTGAGCGCCGCCGAACGCGAGCTGCTGCACCGTCTGGGTTTGCGGTGCGTTGGCGATCTGCTGGCGATCGCGCCCGCCGCCCTCAGCCCTCGCGTTGGCCGCGGGGTCGCCCGGCGTCTGGACCAGGCCCTGGGCCGGATCGCTGAACCGATCAATCCGTGCCTTCCCGTCCCGGCGCTGAGGGTCCGACGAAACTTCGCCGAGCCGCTTACCATCCCCGACGATCTCGCACGGGCCAGCGCAAGTCTGCTGGCCAAGCTGGTCCAGCGCCTGGAAGCGGAACAGCGCGGGGTGCGTCGGATCGAATTGGCTGGGTATCGCATGGACGGCACCTGGACACGGCTGGAGATCGGCACCCACAGAGCCAGCCGGGACCGGGATCACCTGGCCCCGCTGCTTACCGCCCGGGCGGACGAGCTCGACCCCGGCGTCGGCATCGAAACGTTGGTTCTGGCCGCTACCGCCGTGGAGGCCCTACCGGCGCAGCAAGCGGCACTGCCGGGCTATGAAGCACCGACTGACGATCTCGCCAACCTTCTCGACCGCCTCGGGACCCGTCTTGGATCCGATGCGATCAGCCGCCCGGCCCCGTGGGCGAGCCATCTGCCGGAGCGCAGCGTCCGCCGTCTCGGGCCGTTCGAAACGACGTCTCTGGCTTGGCCGACAACGGCCCACCGTCCGTTGCGTCTGCTGACCCGGCTGCGGCCGATCGAGGCGGCTACGCCGCGCCCCGGTGACCCGCCGACAGAACTCTGGCTCAACCGCCAACGGCTTGCCGTCGTCCGGTCCGAGGCCCCCGAGCGGCTGACATCCGAATGGTGGCGCACCAACCGCCAGCGGGCCACGCGCGACTATTTCCGCATCGAGACCGAAGCGGGCCGGCGCTACTGGATCGTTCACGCCAAAGGGCGTTGGTACCTGCACGGACTCTACGCGTAG
- a CDS encoding ImuA family protein has product MPPDSTSETDLAALRQRIRALERGGVEMSATPLGAPVLDDALPGGGLARAAVHEIAPVRLSWDDGPATGFMLVLLGRVLAQDARPALWIASQPDLHPPGLPAFGVDPARLLLARAHHASDTLWAMETALRSPAVAAVVSEIRQIDRTASRRLHLAAETGRTTGLLLLRRDRAQSGRVEPSAATTRWHIGAMPGSGGTPPETPGHPRWRVELRRCRGGRPADFLVEWNDATADFALVTPLYDGAAALDGSDERFQDVG; this is encoded by the coding sequence ATGCCGCCTGATTCGACCTCTGAAACCGACCTGGCTGCGCTGCGCCAGCGTATCCGCGCGCTCGAGCGAGGCGGCGTTGAGATGTCGGCAACCCCGCTCGGCGCCCCCGTTCTGGACGACGCGCTGCCTGGCGGTGGCCTGGCCCGGGCGGCCGTGCACGAAATCGCACCGGTACGTCTCTCCTGGGACGACGGCCCGGCCACCGGATTCATGCTGGTATTGCTGGGTCGGGTGTTAGCTCAGGACGCACGGCCGGCTCTCTGGATCGCCAGCCAGCCAGACCTTCATCCGCCGGGGCTGCCGGCGTTCGGCGTGGATCCCGCACGTCTCCTGTTGGCTCGGGCCCATCATGCCAGCGACACCCTCTGGGCCATGGAAACGGCACTGCGCTCGCCAGCCGTGGCGGCCGTGGTGAGCGAGATCCGGCAGATCGACCGTACCGCCAGCCGCCGTCTACATCTCGCTGCCGAAACTGGCCGGACCACCGGGCTGCTCCTGCTGCGGCGGGACCGCGCGCAGTCCGGCCGGGTTGAGCCCTCGGCGGCGACCACGCGCTGGCACATCGGCGCCATGCCGGGTTCGGGGGGCACGCCACCGGAAACGCCGGGCCATCCGCGCTGGCGGGTCGAACTGCGGCGTTGCCGCGGCGGGCGTCCCGCCGACTTTCTCGTGGAGTGGAACGATGCGACGGCTGATTTCGCTTTGGTTACCCCGCTTTACGACGGAGCGGCGGCGTTGGACGGATCGGACGAGCGATTCCAGGACGTCGGTTAG
- a CDS encoding type II toxin-antitoxin system HipA family toxin: protein MSEYRLTVYLEQFQRPVGTLVGYEDYTLHFSYERAYGELEDALPLSLRMPLSQSEYTDLACRAFFQNLLLEGRRLDQVADREGLDRDNVAGLLSHLGQECPGAISIVPEGNPPGKQPGIIPDDYREIEANELAAEVRAMHEGKPPRRNRRISLAGVQGKLAVTVGEDGRLYETAEGVGAPTTHVLKVGDPDYHALVENEYICLKLARRLGLDAAHATIGYADDVPYLLVERFDRYRDSNGYIHRRHQEDTCQALGLPGTLKYEEHGHGDRRATLDGIFDLLGETVSPIEARQAMISITVFNYLIANFDAHAKNFALLYQGRRPHLAPFYDIVSTGVYPDTSKSFALSIGGKQDYDEIGGNEWGAFLNESGIRTNGAQKRVLNRTIKPLVEGVLPELDTLLEEENLEHRGRRIRNLVGAGIRNLNDAFGWSVPADTDAPVATPPGWRMS, encoded by the coding sequence ATGAGCGAATACAGGCTGACTGTTTATCTTGAGCAGTTTCAACGGCCGGTTGGTACGCTCGTTGGGTATGAGGACTACACCCTACATTTCAGCTACGAGCGCGCCTATGGCGAGCTTGAAGACGCTTTGCCGCTTTCTCTGAGAATGCCGCTTTCTCAATCCGAATACACGGATCTCGCTTGCCGGGCTTTCTTTCAGAACCTGCTTCTGGAAGGGCGCCGTCTCGACCAGGTTGCTGATAGGGAAGGCCTTGATCGCGACAACGTCGCCGGCCTCTTGAGCCATCTTGGTCAGGAATGCCCCGGTGCTATCTCAATCGTTCCCGAGGGCAATCCGCCGGGGAAACAGCCGGGGATAATCCCGGACGACTACCGTGAGATCGAAGCAAACGAGCTTGCTGCCGAGGTGCGCGCGATGCATGAAGGTAAACCGCCCCGGCGGAACCGACGCATTTCGTTGGCCGGCGTCCAAGGCAAATTGGCGGTCACGGTTGGGGAAGACGGACGTCTTTACGAGACTGCCGAGGGGGTCGGCGCGCCGACAACGCACGTACTCAAGGTTGGTGACCCCGATTACCACGCACTGGTCGAGAACGAATACATTTGTCTGAAACTGGCGCGGCGTCTTGGATTGGACGCGGCCCACGCCACGATCGGTTACGCAGACGACGTTCCTTATCTCCTGGTCGAGCGTTTTGATCGCTACCGGGATTCAAATGGATATATACATCGACGCCACCAGGAGGACACCTGTCAAGCGCTCGGGTTGCCAGGAACCCTGAAGTACGAAGAACACGGCCATGGTGACCGTCGCGCGACTCTCGATGGTATTTTCGACCTGCTTGGCGAGACTGTGAGCCCCATCGAAGCACGTCAGGCCATGATCTCGATCACGGTCTTCAACTACCTCATCGCTAACTTCGACGCACATGCGAAGAACTTCGCCTTGCTCTACCAGGGCCGGCGCCCGCACTTGGCACCTTTCTACGACATCGTCAGCACCGGCGTTTACCCTGACACATCAAAATCGTTCGCGCTCTCCATTGGCGGAAAGCAGGACTATGATGAGATCGGTGGCAATGAATGGGGCGCGTTTCTTAATGAGAGCGGTATCCGAACCAACGGCGCTCAAAAGCGTGTTTTGAATCGTACGATAAAGCCGTTGGTTGAGGGCGTCCTACCCGAATTGGACACCTTACTCGAAGAAGAGAATTTGGAACACAGGGGTCGCAGGATCCGTAATCTCGTCGGAGCCGGTATTCGAAACCTGAACGATGCGTTCGGTTGGAGCGTCCCCGCAGATACCGATGCACCGGTCGCTACGCCGCCAGGGTGGCGTATGTCATAG
- a CDS encoding helix-turn-helix transcriptional regulator: MYIPDREHGMPAMPTASPVYLKTAGDIGKLVRARRCELGMTQDEFAGLANVGRRFLIELEKGKPTLQIDRVLSVLQVCGYDLYGHRR, from the coding sequence ATGTATATTCCCGATCGGGAACACGGGATGCCTGCTATGCCAACGGCTTCGCCAGTTTACCTGAAGACAGCCGGAGACATCGGAAAGCTCGTCAGGGCGCGTCGTTGCGAACTCGGTATGACGCAAGATGAATTCGCCGGCCTCGCTAACGTGGGACGCCGTTTTCTGATCGAACTCGAAAAGGGCAAGCCTACCTTGCAAATCGATCGTGTTCTTTCAGTTTTGCAGGTCTGTGGATACGATTTATACGGCCACCGGCGATGA